The nucleotide sequence CAGGTGCCAATGCAGAACTCATCGCCATTGATGCCGAAGGCAATGTGCCGGATAGCGCCTGGGATACCCTGGCGGCGGCTGACGCCATCATCTTTGGCTCCCCCACCTATATGGGCAGCCCGAGCTGGCAGTTCAAGAAATTTGCCGATGCCAGCTCCAAGGCCTGGTTTACCCGTGCCTGGCAGGACAAGGTGTTTGGCGGCTTCACCAATAGCGCCAGCCTGAACGGCGACAAGCAGGTTGCGCTGATCAACCTGCAAACCCTGGCCTCGCAACACGGTGGCATCTGGGTCAGCCTGGGCCTGCTGCCGAGCAACAGCAAGGCAGCCGCCCGTACCGATGTCAACAATCTGGGCGGCTCGGTCGGCCTGCTGGTGCAGTCCCCGTCGGATGCCAGCGTGGATGAAATCCCGCAAGGCGATCTGGACACCGCCAAACAATACGGTGAACGCGTAGCCGCCATCGCCGCCAAGCTACGCGGCTGATTCAGCTCGCTGCAGATGCAAAAAAAGCCACCTTGCAAGGTGGCTTTTCTTTGGCAAGCGCCGGTCAGGCTTGCTTGTGCAGGTGTGAATTCTTGCGCGAATAACCGAAGTACACCACCAGACCAATCACCAGCCATACCACGAAACACAGCCAGGTGAGTGCGGACAGCTGGGTCATCAGGAAGACACAGAAGATCACCGCCAGCGCCGGCACATAGGGCACGCCCGGGCACAGGAACTTGCGCGGCAGGTTGGGTTCGGTCTTGCGCAGCTTGATGATGGCAATGGCAATCAGCGAGAAGGCAGCCAGGGTACCGATGTTCACCAGCTCGGCCAGAGTGTGCAGCGGGATGAAGCCGGCAATCAGCGCGATGATGGTGCCGATCAGCCAGGTGGCCTTGTACGGCGTGCCGTATTTCGGGTTCACCTCGGAGAAAATCTTCGGCAGCAGGCCGTCGCGGCTCATGGCGAACAGGATGCGGGTCTGACCATAGGTCATCACCAGAATCACCGTCAGCATGCCCAGAATGGCACCCAGATCGACAAAGCCGGCAAACCAGTCCAGCTTGGCCACTTGCAACGCCAGCGATACCGGATGATCGATACCGGCAAATTGGGCATAAGGCACGATGCCGGTCATGATGGCCGACACGATGACGTACAGGATGGAACAGATGGCCAGCGACCAGATCACGCCCTTGGGAATGTCACGCGCCGGGTCTTTCACTTCTTCGGCCGCACAGGTCACTGCGTCAAAACCCAGGAAGCTGAAGAACACGATGGCCGCGCCGTGGAACACGCCGTTCATGCCATAAGGCAGGGCCGGGCTCCAGTTGACCGGCTTGACGTGCCAGATGCCAATGGCGATGAACACCAGTACCACGGCCACCTTGATCAGTACCACGATATTGTTGACGCGCTTGGACTCCTTGATGCCAAAGGCCAGCAAGGCAGTAATCAGCATGGCGATGGTAAAGGCCGGCAGATTGAACAGCGTCTCCTTGCCCGGCACCGCTCCGGCAGCAGCCGTCAGCGCCACCGGCAGATGAATGCCGAAACCGCCCAGCAGGCTCTGGAAGTAACCGGACCAGCCGACGGATACCGCCGAGGAGGCCAACAGGTATTCCAGCATCAGATCCCAGCCGATGATCCAGGCGACCAGTTCACCCAGCGTGGCATAGGCATACGTGTAGGTGGAGCCGGAAATCGGCAGCATGGCGGCAAATTCGGCATAGCACAGCGCGGCAAAACCGCAGGCCATGGCACCGATGATGAAGGACAAGACCAGACCCGGGCCGGCGACGGTGGCGCCGGTACCGGTCAGCACGAAAATACCGGTGCCGATGATGGCGCCGATCCCCAGCATGGTCAGGTCGAAAGCCGTCAGCTCCTTGCGAAGCCCTTTGGCGGTCTGGGCAAATTCCAGCATGCCCTGAACGCTCTTCTTGCGCATCAAACTCATGTTCAGACTATCCTGTGTGCACCGCTTCCCCTTGCCATGTTTGGGCGACGGGGTAGCCAGCGTTGATGATCATACTCAGCCCTTCCGCGGCTGCCCCGTCTGTTGCCGGTTCGTGACCGACACCTCCACGCAGGGCACTGCAGCGGAAAACGCGCGATCTTACAGGAAGGGGGGAACAGTTCAAGCCATAAAATCGGACAAAGTGTATCCATTATCCATTCCACGGCCGTTCTGGCAGCAGGATTTGCCTCAAAGCCGTCATAAGCCTGCAAGACCAGGCAGTTAATAGCGCTAGACAGCCAACAATCCGGTAGAAATTGCCATAAAAACGCAATGCCATGCCTATTTGACAGCAGTTTGCCCGACTGCAAGCCTGGCTCTCCCTGATTCAACAAAATGCGACAAGGCACCATGACATCGGTCTGAATGACCGGCAGGTCGGGACTATCGCCATGGCCGAGCAAGCGCGACCATTACCGGCGAAACAAGGGCGATTGCACACCGTGGGCAGCGTCGCGCTGGCTCATTAATCCCAATAGCCCGGTGCGGTGTAAATCTGCCGCAAATGCTCGATGAAATGCCGTACTCGCGCCGGCAGAAAGCGCCGCTGCGGCACCACGGCATACACCGGATAGTCTGGTGCGGCAAACTGGTCGAGCACCGTGACCAGCCGCCCTTCCGACACATCGTCCTTCACCTCCCACAACGAGCGCCAGGCCAGGCCCAGACCCTGCAAGGCCCAGTCATGCAGCACTGCGCCGTCATTGCACTCCTGGCGCCCGGCTACGCGCAGATTGATCAGCTCGCCATCGCGCTCGAAACTCCAGCCGCGGCTCTGGCTTTCGCCCAAGGACAAACAGTTGTGGCTGGCCAGCTCTTCCAGCGTACGCGGAATGCCATGGCGCGACAGATAGGCGGGCGAGGCCACCACCACACGGCGGTTTTCTGCCAGCCGCATCGCCACCAGCGAGGAGTCGGCCAGATCGGAAATACGGATGGCGCAGTCGATGCGTTCGCGCTGCAAATCGATCAGGCGGTCGGACAAATCCAGCGTGACCCGGATATCCGGCTGCGCCAGCTGGAAGGCCGCAATATGCGGCGCCACATGACGCCGGCCAAAACCGGCCGGAGCGGACACCCGCAAATGGCCGCGCGCCCGGCCACTGCCAGAGGCAACCGCCGCCTCGGCCTCGGACAGCTCGGACAGAATGCGCAAACAATCTTCAAAAAACGCCGCGCCCTCCTGCGTGAGGGTTACGCTGCGAGTGGTGCGCACCAGCAATTTCACCCCCAGCCGCTCCTCCAGCGCATCCAGCCTGCGCCCGATCATGGCCGGCACCACACCCTGCTGGCGTGCAGCTGCCGACAGGCTGCCATGATTCACCACCGCAACAAAGGTTTCCAGCTGCTTGAATTCACTCATTACATACTTAAAAGTAAAAGATGTTATGCCTATTTATGCATTTTTTTTTACTGTTTGGCTAGATACACTGACTGTCATCGCAATGCAGCATTTTGATCAATCAGGACGGCAAGTTCGCCGCCCACGGCAATTCAATCAGGAGCAAGCACATGGCTATCACCCTTCCGCAAGGCGTGGAAATCCTCGCCCCGCTGACCCCGGCGTTTGAAGAAATCCTCACCACCGAGGCGCTGGCCTTTGTCGCCAAACTGCACCGCCAGTTTGAAGCGCGCCGCCGCGAACTGATCGCCGCCCGCGTGGTACGCCAGGCCGAACTGGATGCCGGCAAGCTGCCTGACTTCCTGCCGGAAACCGCCGCCATCCGCGCCGGCGACTGGAAAATTGCCCCGCTGCCGCAGGATCTGCTGGACCGCCGCGTGGAAATCACCGGGCCGGTTGACCGCAAGATGATGATCAACGCGCTGAACTCCGGCGCCAAGAGCTTCATGGCCGACTTCGAGGACTCCAACTGTCCGAGCTGGGAAAACCAGATCAGCGGCCAGATCAATGTGCGCGATGCCTATCGCAAGACCATTTCCTTTGCCAATCCGGACGGCAAGCAATACCGCCTGAACGACAGCGTGGCCACGCTGATCCTGCGTCCGCGCGGCTGGCACCTGATGGAAAAGCACGTCACCGTAGATGGCGAGATTGTCTCGGGCTCACTGTTCGACTTTGCCCTGTCCTTCTTCCACAACATCGCCTATCTGCAAAGCGTGGGCAGTGCTACCTACTACTACCTGCCCAAGATGGAAGGCCATCTGGAAGCACGGCTGTGGAACGATGTATTCGTGTTTGCGCAAACGGAACTGGGCATCGCACAAGGCAGCATCAAGGCCACCGTGCTGATCGAAACCATTCTCGCGGCTTTCGAAATGGACGAAATCCTCTACGAACTGCGCGAACACAGCTCCGGCCTGAATGCCGGCCGCTGGGACTACATCTTCAGCTGCATCAAGAAGTTCAAGCAGAATCGCGACTTCTGCCTGGCCAACCGCGCACAGATCACCATGACTGTCCCCTTCATGCGTGCCTATGCCCTGCTGCTGCTCAAGACCTGCCACCAGCGCAACGCCCCGG is from Aquitalea aquatilis and encodes:
- the aceB gene encoding malate synthase A, whose translation is MAITLPQGVEILAPLTPAFEEILTTEALAFVAKLHRQFEARRRELIAARVVRQAELDAGKLPDFLPETAAIRAGDWKIAPLPQDLLDRRVEITGPVDRKMMINALNSGAKSFMADFEDSNCPSWENQISGQINVRDAYRKTISFANPDGKQYRLNDSVATLILRPRGWHLMEKHVTVDGEIVSGSLFDFALSFFHNIAYLQSVGSATYYYLPKMEGHLEARLWNDVFVFAQTELGIAQGSIKATVLIETILAAFEMDEILYELREHSSGLNAGRWDYIFSCIKKFKQNRDFCLANRAQITMTVPFMRAYALLLLKTCHQRNAPAIGGMAALIPIKNDPVANEKALGGVKADKDRDATDGYDGGWVAHPGLVPIANEAFTRVLGDAPNQIAKQRPDVNVSAADLLNFQPEAPITEAGLSMNINVGIQYLGSWISGNGCVPIHNLMEDAATAEISRSQIWQWIRSPKGVLDDGRKVTVELFRELQAAEVAKLKAEYGSRWSKQYEDAAGMFDLLTTSDDFVEFLTLPGYDYID
- a CDS encoding LysR family transcriptional regulator → MSEFKQLETFVAVVNHGSLSAAARQQGVVPAMIGRRLDALEERLGVKLLVRTTRSVTLTQEGAAFFEDCLRILSELSEAEAAVASGSGRARGHLRVSAPAGFGRRHVAPHIAAFQLAQPDIRVTLDLSDRLIDLQRERIDCAIRISDLADSSLVAMRLAENRRVVVASPAYLSRHGIPRTLEELASHNCLSLGESQSRGWSFERDGELINLRVAGRQECNDGAVLHDWALQGLGLAWRSLWEVKDDVSEGRLVTVLDQFAAPDYPVYAVVPQRRFLPARVRHFIEHLRQIYTAPGYWD
- a CDS encoding flavodoxin family protein; translated protein: MTKVVVVYHSGYGHTQRVAQQVAAGANAELIAIDAEGNVPDSAWDTLAAADAIIFGSPTYMGSPSWQFKKFADASSKAWFTRAWQDKVFGGFTNSASLNGDKQVALINLQTLASQHGGIWVSLGLLPSNSKAAARTDVNNLGGSVGLLVQSPSDASVDEIPQGDLDTAKQYGERVAAIAAKLRG
- a CDS encoding amino acid permease, which codes for MSLMRKKSVQGMLEFAQTAKGLRKELTAFDLTMLGIGAIIGTGIFVLTGTGATVAGPGLVLSFIIGAMACGFAALCYAEFAAMLPISGSTYTYAYATLGELVAWIIGWDLMLEYLLASSAVSVGWSGYFQSLLGGFGIHLPVALTAAAGAVPGKETLFNLPAFTIAMLITALLAFGIKESKRVNNIVVLIKVAVVLVFIAIGIWHVKPVNWSPALPYGMNGVFHGAAIVFFSFLGFDAVTCAAEEVKDPARDIPKGVIWSLAICSILYVIVSAIMTGIVPYAQFAGIDHPVSLALQVAKLDWFAGFVDLGAILGMLTVILVMTYGQTRILFAMSRDGLLPKIFSEVNPKYGTPYKATWLIGTIIALIAGFIPLHTLAELVNIGTLAAFSLIAIAIIKLRKTEPNLPRKFLCPGVPYVPALAVIFCVFLMTQLSALTWLCFVVWLVIGLVVYFGYSRKNSHLHKQA